A region of Jonquetella anthropi DSM 22815 DNA encodes the following proteins:
- a CDS encoding sulfide/dihydroorotate dehydrogenase-like FAD/NAD-binding protein codes for MFKILEKKAIMHNEFDIWIDAPRIARNGRAGQFCVLCPTETGERIPLTIADYDREGGRIRMIFQVVGKTTNQLAHLEVGDSIHDILGPLGRPSEIENYGTVLMIGGGVGIAALYPILKALKEAGNKTITILGGRTSNLVIMKDECAKYSDELLITTDDGSEGIKGVVTTAMDMLAQRGEKVDYCWAIGPSIMMKFASMKAKELNIPCWVSLNPIMIDGTGMCGGCRVTVNGEIRFACCDGPEFDGWGVNWNEFMTRLRQYKDEEKISADKFAAEVGA; via the coding sequence ATGTTTAAGATCTTGGAAAAAAAGGCGATCATGCACAACGAGTTTGATATCTGGATTGACGCTCCTCGCATTGCCAGAAACGGCCGTGCAGGACAGTTCTGCGTGCTCTGCCCGACGGAGACAGGCGAACGCATACCACTGACGATTGCGGATTACGACCGAGAGGGCGGGCGTATTCGGATGATTTTCCAAGTGGTCGGGAAGACGACGAACCAGCTGGCTCATCTCGAGGTCGGCGATTCGATTCATGATATCCTGGGCCCCCTCGGACGGCCCAGCGAAATTGAAAACTACGGCACTGTGCTGATGATCGGCGGCGGCGTGGGCATTGCTGCCCTATATCCGATCCTGAAGGCTTTGAAGGAAGCTGGAAACAAGACAATTACCATCCTCGGCGGACGCACTTCAAACCTCGTCATCATGAAGGACGAGTGCGCCAAGTACTCGGACGAGTTGCTGATCACCACTGACGACGGCTCCGAAGGGATCAAGGGCGTCGTGACGACCGCGATGGACATGCTGGCCCAGAGAGGAGAAAAGGTTGACTACTGCTGGGCGATCGGTCCGTCCATCATGATGAAGTTCGCCTCGATGAAGGCCAAAGAGCTGAATATTCCCTGCTGGGTGTCCCTGAACCCGATTATGATCGACGGTACTGGTATGTGCGGCGGCTGCCGGGTAACTGTCAACGGCGAGATCCGTTTCGCCTGCTGCGACGGCCCGGAGTTTGACGGCTGGGGTGTCAACTGGAACGAGTTTATGACGAGGCTTCGGCAATATAAGGACGAGGAAAAGATCTCGGCCGACAAATTTGCCGCTGAGGTAGGTGCTTAA
- the gltA gene encoding NADPH-dependent glutamate synthase: MAISPKKTPISEQDPKVRAHNFKEVCLGYTPEEAMQEASRCLNCKNTPCVKGCPVSINIPGFIKQVKENNFQGAWEILSSSTALPAVCGRVCPQENQCEGPCTVGKIKNRATGEQNDSVAIGKLERFVADWKATQPKAPAAPIPYNGKGKVAVVGSGPSSLTVAGDLVKLGYKVKIFEALHKAGGVLMYGIPEFRLPKTVVQHEIGGLKELGVEIECNVIVGRTMTIEELRKEYDAVYIATGAGTPKFAGVPGTNLNGVFSASEYLTRINLMHGYEFPNFDTPTKKSKNVFVIGGGNVAMDAARSALRLGAESVTVVYRRSLEELPARIEEYHHAVEEGVKFEFLTAPMEYLGYEGDDKNKMGTLVGIKCIRMELGEPDESGRRRPVEKPGSEFVQECDTIIEAIGQSSNRVLLDAWPELNTTKRGYIVATEPEGATSVEGVYAGGDIVTGAATVILAMGAGKDAAKAIDEYLTKKAEAKK; the protein is encoded by the coding sequence ATGGCTATCTCGCCGAAGAAAACTCCGATTTCAGAACAGGATCCCAAGGTCCGCGCGCATAACTTTAAAGAAGTCTGCTTGGGCTACACGCCAGAAGAAGCGATGCAGGAGGCGTCCCGCTGCCTGAACTGCAAAAACACTCCCTGTGTCAAGGGCTGCCCGGTCAGCATCAATATCCCCGGGTTTATCAAGCAGGTAAAAGAGAACAACTTCCAAGGCGCTTGGGAGATCCTTTCTAGCTCAACCGCTCTGCCGGCGGTCTGCGGTCGGGTTTGCCCGCAGGAGAACCAGTGCGAGGGTCCCTGCACCGTCGGAAAGATAAAGAACCGGGCAACCGGCGAACAGAATGACTCTGTGGCCATCGGCAAGCTCGAGCGTTTTGTGGCCGACTGGAAAGCAACTCAGCCGAAGGCTCCCGCGGCTCCGATTCCCTACAACGGCAAGGGAAAAGTCGCCGTCGTCGGTTCCGGCCCGTCCAGCCTGACGGTTGCCGGAGATCTGGTGAAGCTGGGCTACAAAGTCAAGATTTTTGAGGCCCTGCACAAGGCCGGCGGCGTTCTGATGTACGGTATTCCTGAATTCCGTCTTCCCAAGACGGTCGTTCAGCACGAGATCGGCGGTCTAAAAGAGTTGGGCGTCGAGATTGAGTGCAACGTGATCGTCGGCCGTACGATGACCATTGAGGAACTTCGCAAGGAGTACGACGCCGTCTATATCGCCACCGGCGCCGGCACGCCCAAGTTCGCCGGCGTCCCCGGCACCAACCTGAACGGCGTTTTCTCCGCCAGCGAGTACCTGACGCGGATTAACCTGATGCACGGCTACGAGTTCCCCAATTTTGACACTCCGACGAAGAAGTCGAAGAACGTGTTTGTCATCGGCGGCGGCAACGTGGCAATGGACGCGGCCAGAAGCGCTCTGCGCCTTGGCGCTGAGTCGGTGACGGTCGTGTACCGCCGCTCGCTGGAAGAGCTGCCGGCCCGTATCGAAGAGTACCATCACGCGGTTGAAGAGGGCGTGAAGTTTGAGTTCCTCACCGCCCCGATGGAGTACTTGGGGTACGAAGGCGACGACAAGAACAAGATGGGCACTCTGGTGGGCATCAAGTGCATTCGGATGGAACTCGGCGAGCCCGACGAGTCCGGGCGGCGCCGCCCGGTGGAAAAGCCCGGCAGCGAGTTCGTCCAGGAGTGCGACACGATCATCGAAGCCATCGGTCAGAGTTCAAACCGGGTGCTCCTTGACGCTTGGCCTGAGCTGAACACGACGAAACGCGGATATATCGTCGCGACCGAACCCGAAGGTGCTACGAGCGTCGAGGGCGTTTACGCCGGCGGCGATATCGTTACGGGCGCGGCCACGGTTATCCTCGCGATGGGCGCCGGCAAGGACGCGGCAAAGGCTATCGACGAGTACCTGACGAAAAAAGCCGAAGCTAAGAAGTAG
- a CDS encoding deoxyribonuclease IV — MTSRPIGCHLSVANGYAAMARAAESIGGTCFQFFMTNPRGSRSKTISARDAAELRTWLGSNGPILCHAPYTLNPCSDKESVREFARSVMARDLSIMDEFFPDNLYNFHPGCHVGQGTSEALSMIVSLLDEVLPKVTSTDVLLETMSGKGTEVGSSFQELGEILRRVSNSARLGVCLDTCHIYSAGYDLKNAPTALLDEFDRLIGLDRLKALHVNDSLTPFASRKDRHAKLGEGSLGFEKLVEFLNDPRICRLPIYLETPNDLDGYAQEIRQLKAALI, encoded by the coding sequence ATGACAAGCCGTCCAATAGGATGCCACCTATCGGTTGCCAATGGGTACGCCGCCATGGCGCGGGCTGCTGAGTCGATCGGCGGGACGTGCTTTCAGTTCTTCATGACTAATCCCAGAGGAAGCCGAAGCAAAACGATTTCCGCTCGGGACGCCGCAGAGCTGAGAACGTGGCTCGGCTCAAATGGGCCAATCCTGTGCCACGCGCCCTACACGCTGAACCCGTGCTCGGATAAGGAAAGCGTTCGGGAATTTGCCCGGTCAGTTATGGCCCGCGACCTGTCCATCATGGACGAGTTCTTTCCCGACAACCTGTACAACTTTCATCCCGGCTGCCACGTCGGACAGGGAACCTCAGAAGCGCTCAGCATGATCGTCTCTCTGCTGGACGAGGTACTTCCCAAGGTGACCAGTACGGACGTCCTGCTTGAAACCATGTCCGGAAAGGGGACGGAAGTCGGCTCCTCCTTTCAGGAGCTAGGGGAAATACTGCGTCGGGTCTCGAACTCAGCTCGGCTTGGCGTGTGCCTCGATACCTGCCACATCTATTCGGCCGGCTACGACTTAAAGAACGCCCCGACGGCCCTTCTCGACGAGTTCGACCGCCTTATTGGGCTTGATCGGCTGAAGGCCCTGCATGTCAACGACTCGCTCACGCCGTTTGCCTCCCGCAAAGACAGGCACGCCAAGCTGGGCGAGGGGAGCCTTGGCTTTGAAAAGCTCGTCGAATTCCTGAACGACCCGAGAATCTGCCGCCTGCCCATCTATTTGGAGACGCCCAACGACTTGGACGGCTACGCCCAGGAGATCCGACAGTTGAAAGCCGCCCTGATTTAG
- a CDS encoding OmpH family outer membrane protein, with amino-acid sequence MKKCLALVVAALSAVCLASAAVAGPVAVVNVDKIFSESKAAKAGQAHLVEAQKILQGAYDKLAEMYKGKEQTDEAKKVLAQAEYTLNQQMDRERAAVNSVLSQQLSAAVNQWYKKNSSKYDIVLSSRLVLAFSNTVSITPDILKIVDSYTPKFPELPKVTVNPPAGK; translated from the coding sequence ATGAAAAAGTGCCTTGCGCTCGTCGTTGCTGCTTTGTCGGCTGTATGTCTTGCATCTGCTGCCGTGGCTGGTCCTGTAGCTGTTGTCAACGTCGACAAGATTTTCTCTGAATCGAAAGCAGCTAAAGCTGGACAGGCCCACTTGGTTGAAGCTCAGAAGATCCTGCAGGGCGCTTACGACAAGCTGGCCGAAATGTACAAGGGCAAGGAGCAGACCGACGAGGCTAAAAAAGTCCTCGCCCAGGCCGAGTACACGCTGAACCAGCAGATGGACCGCGAGCGTGCCGCGGTAAACAGCGTTCTCTCTCAACAGCTGAGTGCCGCTGTGAACCAGTGGTATAAGAAGAACTCCAGCAAATACGACATTGTTCTCAGCTCCCGGCTCGTCTTGGCGTTCTCCAACACCGTTAGCATCACACCTGACATCCTTAAAATCGTCGATTCTTACACTCCCAAGTTCCCGGAACTGCCCAAGGTGACGGTCAACCCGCCTGCCGGCAAGTAA